Below is a window of Pseudodesulfovibrio sp. 5S69 DNA.
CCCCGTCGTAGTAAAGCAGGGCGTCCACCTTGCGCAGCATCTTGACGATCTCGGGCAGGTTCTTCTCGAACAGGCCCAGCGTGTTGGGGCAGGTCATCATCATGCCCGCCACCTCGTCATCCAGCACCTCGGCCAGGGCGGCCGGGTCCACGATGCCGTCCTTGGACTCCACCGAGACCACCTCGAAACCCGCGATGGCAGCCGACGCCGGGTTGGTGCCGTGGGCCGAGTCGGGGACGATGACCTTGGTCTTCCTGTTGCCCCGGTCCTTGTGGTAGGCGGCCATGAGCATGACGCCGGTCAGCTCGCCGTGCGCCCCGGCCATGGGGTGCAGGGTGAAGGCGGCCATGCCGGTGATCTCGCTCAAAAGGGACTCGGTCTCGTACATGACCTCCAACGCGCCCTGGCACAGCCCGCCCGCGCCCCGAAGCTGGGGCAGAACCGGGTGCAGCCGGGTGAAGCCGGGCATGGCCGCGACCACTTCGGTGAACTTGGGGTTGTACTTCATGGTGCACGACCCCAGCGGGTAGAAGTTGCCGTCCACGCCGTAGTTGCGCTGGGAGAGTCTGGTGAAGTGGCGGACCACGTCGAGCTCGGAGGCCGAGGGCAGGCCGATCTCGCCGTCGCGCAGCAGTTCCTTGGGGATGTAGGCCTCTTCGGCCATGCCTTCGCAGGGCCAGCAGCCTTCGCGCCCGGCTACGGATTTTTCGAATATGGTCTTCATTTCAGCGCACCTCGCAGCATCTCGGCGAATATGCCGATCTGTTCTTCGCTGGTCTTTTCCGTGCAGGCCACCAGCAGGCCGTTTTCCAGTCCATCGAAGTACCGGCCCAGCGGGAAGCCCGGCACGTAGCCGCGCTCGCTCAGCTTGGCGATGGCCTCGAAGGCGTTCACCGGCAGGGTCACGGCGAACTCGTTGCCGAAGGCCCCCTTGGTCAGCATGGTCACGCCGGGGATGGCGGTCAGTTTCTCGGCGCAGATGTGGGCGCGTTCCACCGACACCCTGGCCGCGCGCTTGAGGCCGAGTTCGCCGAGCGCGCACATGTGGACCAAAGCGCGCAGGGCGCACAGGGACTGGTTGGAGCAGATGTTGGACGTGGCCTTCTGGCGGCGGATGTGCTGCTCTCTGGCCTGGAGGGTGAGCACGTAGCCGGTGCGGCCCTCGGTGTCCGTGGTCCGGCCCACGATGCGGCCGGGCATCTGGCGGATCATGCCCTTGGTGCAGGTCATGATGCCGAGATACGGGCCGCCGAAGGACAGGGGCAGGCCCAGGGACTGGC
It encodes the following:
- the gcvPB gene encoding aminomethyl-transferring glycine dehydrogenase subunit GcvPB, whose amino-acid sequence is MKTIFEKSVAGREGCWPCEGMAEEAYIPKELLRDGEIGLPSASELDVVRHFTRLSQRNYGVDGNFYPLGSCTMKYNPKFTEVVAAMPGFTRLHPVLPQLRGAGGLCQGALEVMYETESLLSEITGMAAFTLHPMAGAHGELTGVMLMAAYHKDRGNRKTKVIVPDSAHGTNPASAAIAGFEVVSVESKDGIVDPAALAEVLDDEVAGMMMTCPNTLGLFEKNLPEIVKMLRKVDALLYYDGANLNAIMGKMRVGDVGFDIVHLNLHKTFATPHGGGGPGSGPVGVSDKIVPFLPISRVAKREDGRYFLDYDQPKSIGYVAPFYGNFGVYLKAYAYILRLGGTGLTRATENAVLAANYMRKRLCDHFEVPFNRICMHEFVASAAAQAKKGVHALDFAKGLLDKGYHAPTVYFPLIVPEAIMIEPTETENKETLDQFCDDLIELAGLVDSNPEALTSAPVTLPVTRLDETKAARSMELTDDL